The segment GGAAGCCCGGCATTTGTGATGCTCAACAAAGATTTCATCAGCTCATTCTCAATCGGAAATCACCAGTTTGTAAACGGTGAAACATTTATTAGTACTCCTCAACTCACCGGATTCATAGAGATGATTTATTCCGGAAAATTTCATTTTTTTATAAAACACAAAAAAAACTTCGTTGGTAACTTTTCAGCTGACACACCAAATGGAAGTTTCTCCCGGCAGAGTTCTGTGATGTATCTCCTTATGGATGAGACACTGAACAAAATCACGTCAAAAAAATCACTGTTTGTTTTGTTTCCCGAACACAAAAAAGAAATGAATCATTTCATTTCCCAGCACAATATTCGTTTTAAAACTGCCGGCAACAGCCAACTTGAACAACTTCTGGAATACTGCAACGGGCTTTGACCCTAACCCAACTATGAAACATTTTTATAAACTTGTGATTGGATGCATGCTACTGTTTTTTGAAGTAGTAACCTATGCACAACATCCTGAAATATTGCTTGATGAGTCCTACAACAGACTAAAATGGGAAACTTTCACACAACAACTTGAGAAAGATCACGGAATTCGGTTTTTCTACCATCCCGATTCAATCCCGGAGCTAACCATATCTTTTTTACCCTCATCCAACAAACTTAGCCAGGTACTGGAAGAAACTTTTTCTAAAATTGGCGTCAACGTTACTACTGATGGTTTTGCGAACTATTTTTTGACAAGAGGTAAAAAATTAACCATGCATCTTCCAGATGACTTCTTCAGCAGAAGCAACCAGCCACAAAATGACACCATTGAACCGGTCAGTCAAAATATGGCCAACATGGATTTTTTGAGAACAACCAATGAATTCGTATCAAGGACATTTACAGTTGGTACAAAAGAGGCCGGGATTTATGCAAAAAAAACTGTTGTTTCAGGAATCATATTTTGCCTGAATGACAATGTTCCCCTTCCCGGCGCAACCATTTACATTGATGAAACAGAAACCGGCACAGTAGCGGATCATGCCGGGAAATACAGCATTCATCTAAACAAAGGGAAGTACACGTTTAAACTACGAAACATTGGCTATGAAGAAACAAGTTACAAGGTGGAAGTGCTCTCATCAGGCACACTTGATTTGTTTTTACCAAAAAAAGTATTCATGATGGAAACGGTTGAAATCCGTTCAGATGTTGAACACAATGTGAAAAGCGTTCAAATGGGATTTGAAAGAATCGCTGTTAAAGACATCAAGGAAATACCCACGGTGATGGGCGAAAGAGATATCATCAAGGTTGCGCTGTTGCTTCCCGGGATTCAAAGCATTGGCGAGGGGTCGTCAGGGTTTAATGTCAGAGGCAGCCCAACCGACCAGAACATTTTCTACATCGGTGAGGTCCCTGTCTATAACACTTCCCATCTTTTTGGCTTTTTCTCCTCTTTTAATCCGGACGCTGTAAGTGAGTTTAAGCTCTATAAAAGCAGCATACCGGCAAAATACGGTGGCAGGCTTTCATCCATTTTCGACATAAAACCCTGGCAGGGAAATATGAATAAATTTGGGGCAAGAGGAGGTATCAGCCCAATATCAGTGCGGCTACTTGCCGAAGGCCCCATCATTAAAGAAAAACTCAGTGCTGTGGCAGCTATCAGATCTACTTACAGCGACTGGGTTCTGAATTTTGTGACCGTACCTGAGGTTAAAAACAGCAGTGGCAATTTTGGTGATGGAATCCTCAATTTTACGTACGATTTGAACAATAAAAACAGGCTGAAACTATTTGGTTATTACAGTTATGACAATATAAACCTGGCATCAAAAGTAAACAATGAATACGAAAATTCTGGCGCTTCGCTCAATTGGTACCATACTTTCAATAAAAATCATGGCCTGGATTTTTCACTCGCTTACAGCAAATACAAATTTGATGAAGACAACTACGAATACATTGTTTCAGCTTATAGCCTTAATTACGAACTTCGACATCACCAGGCAAATTTTAATTTTAACTGGAAACCTGTTGATAACCATACCATAAATTATGGTACGAATTCAATTCTTTACCTATTGGATAATGGAATGCAGGTTCCATTCAATTCCGAATCATTGATTACTCCCATCAATCTTGGGGAAGAAAAATCTTCTGAATCTGCTCTTTATATTAGCGACCAGTGGGAAGTAAACCCGGTGCTGACAATTATTGGCGGTATTCGCTATAACTATTACAATTCGCTGGGAACAGCAGAGGTTTTTAAGTATAGGGAAAATTCACCAAAAACACCGGAAAATATCATTGACACGCTCAATTTTTCAAACAATGAAGTTGTTAAAAATTACAATGGGCTCGATTACAGGATTGGATTAACCTATTTGATTAATGAGCATACATCGATCAAAGCGAGTTATAACCGGCTGCATCAGTACATTTTTATGTTGTCGAACACCATTGCTGTTTCGCCGACAGACAAATGGAAGTTGACCAACTATAACATCGAACCAATGGTGGGTAACCAGTTTTCTTTGGGATTTTATTCCAATTTAAGGAACCAGAGCTATGAATTTTCGATTGAAGGTTATCTTAAAAAAACTGATCATCTTGTCGAATACAAGGATGGCGCAGAATTGATTGTAAACAAATACCCGGAACAGGATGTGCTGCAGGGCAATCTTGACGCCTACGGAGTGGAAATTATGCTACGCAAGCCTTTTGGAAAACTCAACGGCTGGGTAAATTACACCTGGTCGAAATCAACAGTTGTGGTTGATGATAAGGCAACCGGCGAGCAAAACAATTTCGGGCTGGCTTATCCTGCCAATTACGATAAACCCCACGCTGTGAATGTGGTGGCCAATTACAAAATCAGCAAAAGGGTGGGATTTTCAGGGAATGTGGTTTACTCAACCGGGCGGCCTATTACTTATCCCACTTCTATCTATTACCAGGACGGTCAGCCATTGTTGAACTATTCGCTGCGTAATGAGTATCGGGTTCCGGATTATTTCAGGGTTGATGCTTCATTCAAGGTAGAAGGAAACCTGAAAAAAAACAAGTTCCTTCATGGCTCCTGGATTTTCTCGGTTTATAATCTGACAGGAAGAAATAATGCCTACTCTGTATACTTCAAGTCAGAAGAAGGATACATCAGAGGTTACAAACTGTCGATTTTTGCCGTACCCATTTTCTCCATCACCTATGATTTTAAGTTGGGAAATTATGCTGATTAAATTGAACCCTATTGTTTCTTTTTTCTTAGCAGGCATTCTTTTCTCCTGCGAGGAGGAATTTCAACCCAAAATTGATCCCACTATTCAACATCTTTTAGTGGTGGACGGGATGATCACCAACCAGTCTGGCCCCTATACTGTGAAACTTTCGCTTTCGTCCAGCCTGGAGAATCCACAGTACATTCCTTTAACAGGTTATCATGTTCAAATTAATGATGATCAGGGAGATTCTGAGCAGCTAAGCGAATTCTTACCAGGTGAATATACAAGCCAGGCTGATGGAATCCGGGGTATCCCCGGCCGAAAGTATAACCTTACACTTATTTCACCGGAAGGTAGGCAGTATGCATCTGTATTTGAAGAACTCAGGGTACCTGCACCCATTGATTCGGTGTATCATCAGTTGGAATATCAGTCGGAGGAAGGACTTCCATATGAAATTGCAGGATACAGGTTTTATGTCAGCTCGGGTGTCGCCCCTGTCGACACTACCTATTTTTTATGGCGGCTTGAAAACACTTACAAATACGTGTCCGACTTCAAAATTTACTGGAAATGGGAAGGTGCTTTGCACCCTGTTTTCAACCATGACAGTTTACGTTTTTGCTACAAATCCACAGCCAGACCCGAGATCTATGTCATGCACACGGCCAACATGTCGCCACCAATGATTACCGGTTTACCAATGCACTTTGTTAGTACCGAAACCCGTGATCTTGCAGAGCGCTATAGTTTATTAGTAAAGCAATTTTCGATTTCAAAAACGGCTTTCAAATTCTGGCAGGTAGTGAAAGAGCAAAACACCGGTCTTGATGATCTTTACAGCAAACAACCCTTCCAGGTGAAGGGGAATATTATTAATCTCGATCAACCAGACGAAACAGTTCTGGGCTACTTCATGGTAGCAGGCGTTACAGAAAAGAGAATTTTTGTAAACAAACCGCTTTTCCCTGTTCAGATGCGATATGCAATCTGTGAATTTACAGAGGATGTGTACAGGAATTTTGGTGCACTCAGCGAATTTCCCGCATCATCATGGCCAATTTTTGCCACAA is part of the Bacteroidales bacterium genome and harbors:
- a CDS encoding TonB-dependent receptor; the protein is MLLFFEVVTYAQHPEILLDESYNRLKWETFTQQLEKDHGIRFFYHPDSIPELTISFLPSSNKLSQVLEETFSKIGVNVTTDGFANYFLTRGKKLTMHLPDDFFSRSNQPQNDTIEPVSQNMANMDFLRTTNEFVSRTFTVGTKEAGIYAKKTVVSGIIFCLNDNVPLPGATIYIDETETGTVADHAGKYSIHLNKGKYTFKLRNIGYEETSYKVEVLSSGTLDLFLPKKVFMMETVEIRSDVEHNVKSVQMGFERIAVKDIKEIPTVMGERDIIKVALLLPGIQSIGEGSSGFNVRGSPTDQNIFYIGEVPVYNTSHLFGFFSSFNPDAVSEFKLYKSSIPAKYGGRLSSIFDIKPWQGNMNKFGARGGISPISVRLLAEGPIIKEKLSAVAAIRSTYSDWVLNFVTVPEVKNSSGNFGDGILNFTYDLNNKNRLKLFGYYSYDNINLASKVNNEYENSGASLNWYHTFNKNHGLDFSLAYSKYKFDEDNYEYIVSAYSLNYELRHHQANFNFNWKPVDNHTINYGTNSILYLLDNGMQVPFNSESLITPINLGEEKSSESALYISDQWEVNPVLTIIGGIRYNYYNSLGTAEVFKYRENSPKTPENIIDTLNFSNNEVVKNYNGLDYRIGLTYLINEHTSIKASYNRLHQYIFMLSNTIAVSPTDKWKLTNYNIEPMVGNQFSLGFYSNLRNQSYEFSIEGYLKKTDHLVEYKDGAELIVNKYPEQDVLQGNLDAYGVEIMLRKPFGKLNGWVNYTWSKSTVVVDDKATGEQNNFGLAYPANYDKPHAVNVVANYKISKRVGFSGNVVYSTGRPITYPTSIYYQDGQPLLNYSLRNEYRVPDYFRVDASFKVEGNLKKNKFLHGSWIFSVYNLTGRNNAYSVYFKSEEGYIRGYKLSIFAVPIFSITYDFKLGNYAD
- a CDS encoding DUF4249 domain-containing protein; translation: MLIKLNPIVSFFLAGILFSCEEEFQPKIDPTIQHLLVVDGMITNQSGPYTVKLSLSSSLENPQYIPLTGYHVQINDDQGDSEQLSEFLPGEYTSQADGIRGIPGRKYNLTLISPEGRQYASVFEELRVPAPIDSVYHQLEYQSEEGLPYEIAGYRFYVSSGVAPVDTTYFLWRLENTYKYVSDFKIYWKWEGALHPVFNHDSLRFCYKSTARPEIYVMHTANMSPPMITGLPMHFVSTETRDLAERYSLLVKQFSISKTAFKFWQVVKEQNTGLDDLYSKQPFQVKGNIINLDQPDETVLGYFMVAGVTEKRIFVNKPLFPVQMRYAICEFTEDVYRNFGALSEFPASSWPIFATRGPLGNALPNQWCMDCRLNGGVLEKPDFWID